From Streptomyces sp. NBC_01460, a single genomic window includes:
- a CDS encoding GNAT family N-acetyltransferase, whose protein sequence is MTWTFTDDVGHFLDAAGASLAARPAENTLLLTVVATLRDNGPRAYGPEPPVLGWWRGADGAVAGALVHTPPFLPLLGTASAEAVGALADALPLPGVNADRDTARALAARWPRHRVDEEHRLYRLGSLVPPIPAPAGGPRTATTADRAVLVEWLKAFGRETGQSGDRAERIVDERTAHGGLTVWETDGAPVSMAGVSRRIAGMVRVANVYTPPEHRGRGYAAAVTAEASRVAREEGAREVLLFTDLANPTSNGVYRRIGYEAVSDRLLITAEPE, encoded by the coding sequence ATGACCTGGACCTTCACCGACGACGTCGGCCACTTCCTGGACGCGGCCGGAGCGTCCCTGGCCGCTCGGCCGGCCGAGAACACGTTGCTGCTGACCGTCGTCGCCACCCTGCGGGACAACGGGCCGCGGGCCTACGGCCCGGAGCCGCCGGTGCTGGGCTGGTGGCGAGGCGCCGACGGCGCGGTGGCGGGCGCACTGGTGCATACACCTCCGTTCCTGCCGCTCCTGGGCACGGCATCGGCCGAGGCGGTCGGCGCGCTGGCCGACGCGCTTCCGCTGCCGGGCGTCAACGCGGACCGTGACACCGCCCGCGCCCTCGCCGCCCGCTGGCCCCGCCACCGCGTCGACGAGGAGCACCGGCTGTACAGACTGGGCTCGTTGGTGCCGCCCATCCCCGCACCGGCCGGTGGCCCCCGGACCGCCACCACCGCGGACCGGGCGGTGCTCGTCGAGTGGCTGAAGGCGTTCGGCCGGGAGACCGGCCAGTCGGGCGACCGGGCGGAGCGGATCGTGGACGAGCGCACGGCCCACGGTGGCCTGACCGTCTGGGAGACCGACGGCGCCCCCGTGTCGATGGCGGGCGTCTCGCGCAGGATCGCGGGCATGGTGCGGGTGGCGAACGTCTACACGCCGCCGGAGCACCGGGGCCGCGGGTACGCGGCAGCGGTGACGGCGGAGGCGAGCCGCGTGGCGCGGGAGGAGGGGGCCCGGGAGGTACTGCTCTTCACGGATCTCGCGAATCCGACCAGCAACGGTGTCTACCGGCGCATCGGCTACGAGGCCGTCTCGGACCGCCTGCTGATCACCGCGGAGCCGGAGTGA
- a CDS encoding PaaX family transcriptional regulator: MAEHTPRSLIVSLYGAYGRRPGNAPLAVSELIRLLHAVGVDAPSVRSSVSRLKRRGLLLPARTADGAAGYALSADARQLLDDGDRRIYRRPAPLSEDGWVLAVFSVPEAERHKRHLLRSRLARLGFGTAAPGVWIAPARLYEETRHTLERLELAPYVDLFRGEHLGFAATRESVARWWDLDAIAALHLEFLEQQEPVLRSWEAREGGAEADPEEAYRDYLRALDTWRQLPYADPGLPGELLPKDWPGDRSAEVFGLLHARLREAGALFVREGL, translated from the coding sequence GTGGCCGAGCACACTCCCCGTTCCCTGATCGTCAGCCTGTACGGCGCGTACGGCCGTCGCCCCGGCAACGCCCCGCTGGCGGTGTCCGAGCTGATCCGGCTTCTGCACGCGGTCGGGGTCGACGCCCCGTCGGTGCGCTCGTCCGTCTCCCGCCTCAAGCGCCGCGGGCTGCTCCTCCCCGCCCGTACGGCGGACGGGGCGGCCGGATACGCCCTGTCGGCCGACGCCCGTCAGCTGCTGGACGACGGCGACCGGCGGATCTACCGGCGTCCGGCGCCCCTGAGCGAGGACGGCTGGGTGCTCGCCGTCTTCTCCGTGCCGGAGGCCGAGCGCCACAAGCGCCACCTGCTGCGCTCCCGTCTCGCGCGGCTCGGCTTCGGCACGGCGGCGCCGGGGGTGTGGATCGCTCCCGCCCGGCTGTACGAGGAGACGCGGCATACGCTGGAGCGCCTCGAACTCGCCCCGTACGTCGACCTGTTCCGCGGGGAGCACCTCGGCTTCGCCGCGACGCGGGAGTCCGTGGCGCGCTGGTGGGACCTGGACGCGATCGCCGCGCTGCACCTCGAGTTCCTGGAGCAGCAGGAGCCGGTGCTGCGGTCCTGGGAGGCGCGGGAGGGCGGCGCGGAGGCGGATCCCGAGGAGGCCTACCGCGACTACCTCCGCGCGCTGGACACCTGGCGGCAGCTGCCGTACGCGGACCCCGGGCTCCCCGGCGAGCTGCTGCCGAAGGACTGGCCGGGAGACCGCTCGGCGGAGGTCTTCGGGCTGCTCCACGCCCGACTGCGGGAAGCGGGGGCCCTGTTCGTCCGGGAGGGCCTCTGA
- a CDS encoding AMP-binding protein yields the protein MKPSGTASAHTDTFARDHLPPAEDRPELVFDLPELAYPDRLNCGYELLDRTAGRFGPDRPAFRSGDGDVWSYGELRDRVDRIAQVLHHDLGVVPGNRVLLRGPTSPWLAACWLAVMKAGAVAVTVLDRQRASELATICSLARVGHALCDIRSVDDLARAAVPGLRVTTYGGGSPGDLTRLTAARPGPFRTVDTAADDIALIAFTSGTTGRPKGCMHAHRDVLAVADTFARHVLRPGPDDVFAGSPPLAFTFGLGGLVVFPLRAGASALLLEQAGPEQLLPALAAHRVSVLFTAPTAYRVMLDSLDGHDLSALRRCVSAGENLPAATWRSWYERTGLRIINGIGATELLHIFISAADEAVRPGTTGVPVPGWQARVVDENGEELPDGEPGLLAVRGPVGCRYLADERQRVYVRHGWNITGDTYVREPDGYFRYVARADDMIISAGYNIAGPEVEEALLRHPGVAEAAVVGRADELRGQIVAAYVVPREGVRLSADELRTYMKSELAPYKCPRAIEFLPALPRTATGKLQRFLLRGGAALE from the coding sequence ATGAAGCCGTCAGGTACCGCGAGCGCGCACACCGACACCTTCGCGCGCGACCATCTCCCACCCGCCGAGGACCGGCCCGAGCTGGTCTTCGACCTCCCCGAACTGGCCTATCCGGACCGCCTCAACTGCGGGTACGAGCTGCTCGACCGCACCGCCGGCCGGTTCGGTCCCGACCGTCCGGCCTTCCGGAGCGGCGACGGCGACGTCTGGAGCTACGGCGAGCTGCGGGACCGCGTGGACCGGATCGCCCAGGTCCTGCACCACGACCTGGGCGTCGTGCCCGGCAACCGCGTGCTGCTGCGCGGCCCCACGTCGCCGTGGCTCGCGGCCTGCTGGCTCGCCGTGATGAAGGCGGGAGCGGTCGCCGTGACGGTCCTGGACCGGCAGAGGGCCTCGGAGCTCGCCACGATCTGCTCCCTCGCCCGCGTCGGCCACGCCCTCTGCGACATCAGATCGGTCGACGACCTGGCGCGGGCCGCCGTGCCCGGACTGCGCGTCACGACGTACGGGGGTGGCTCCCCCGGCGATCTGACGCGGCTCACGGCAGCCCGGCCGGGGCCCTTCCGGACGGTGGACACCGCCGCCGACGACATCGCGCTCATCGCGTTCACCTCGGGCACCACCGGTCGGCCCAAGGGCTGTATGCACGCCCACCGCGACGTGCTGGCCGTCGCGGACACCTTCGCCCGCCACGTCCTGCGGCCGGGGCCCGACGACGTGTTCGCGGGCAGCCCGCCGCTCGCCTTCACCTTCGGGCTCGGCGGGCTCGTCGTCTTCCCGCTGCGCGCCGGTGCCTCGGCCCTGCTGCTGGAACAGGCGGGCCCCGAGCAGCTCCTGCCCGCACTCGCCGCCCACCGGGTCTCGGTGCTGTTCACCGCGCCGACCGCGTACCGGGTGATGCTCGACTCCCTCGACGGCCACGACCTCTCCGCGCTGCGGCGCTGCGTCTCGGCCGGGGAGAACCTCCCCGCGGCCACCTGGCGGTCCTGGTACGAGCGGACGGGGCTGCGCATCATCAACGGCATCGGGGCGACCGAGCTGCTGCACATCTTCATCTCTGCCGCGGACGAGGCCGTCCGGCCGGGCACCACCGGCGTGCCCGTGCCGGGCTGGCAGGCGCGCGTGGTGGACGAGAACGGCGAGGAGCTGCCCGACGGCGAACCCGGCCTGCTCGCCGTGCGCGGCCCGGTCGGCTGCCGGTACCTCGCCGACGAGCGCCAGCGGGTGTACGTACGCCACGGCTGGAACATCACCGGCGACACCTACGTCCGCGAGCCCGACGGCTACTTCCGCTACGTCGCCCGGGCCGACGACATGATCATCTCCGCCGGGTACAACATCGCCGGCCCGGAGGTCGAGGAGGCCCTCCTCCGCCACCCCGGCGTGGCGGAGGCGGCGGTGGTGGGCCGGGCGGACGAGCTGCGCGGGCAGATCGTGGCCGCGTACGTCGTACCGCGCGAGGGTGTGCGGCTGTCGGCCGACGAGCTGCGCACGTACATGAAGTCCGAACTCGCCCCGTACAAGTGCCCGCGCGCCATCGAGTTCCTGCCCGCGCTCCCCCGGACCGCGACCGGAAAGCTCCAGCGCTTCCTGCTGCGCGGCGGCGCCGCTCTAGAGTGA
- a CDS encoding acyl-CoA dehydrogenase family protein, with translation MTAFSLEPGQTAWCDELHALARDELRPLAEKGEPGRVNRPLVAALGGLGLLDRLLGSGALDLCLLRESLARGCTEAETALALQGLGAGPVRQAGTEAQRARWLPEVRAGRAVAAFALSEPGAGSDAAALALAARPAPGGGWRLTGEKCWISNAPEADFYTVFARTGEGEGARGVTAFLVPADRPGLTGTALEMLSPHPVGALDLDGVPVTAEDVLGEPGRGFRVAMDTLNLFRPSVGAFAVGMARAALDATLEHTARRTAFGGPLKDLQAVSHQVAEMATRTEAARLLVYAAAAAHDAGEPGVPRRAAMAKLYATETAQYVVDAAVQLHGARALRRGHLLEHLYREVRAPRIYEGATEVQRTIIAKELYATQETSA, from the coding sequence ATGACGGCATTCTCCCTCGAACCAGGTCAGACCGCCTGGTGCGACGAGCTGCACGCCCTCGCCCGGGACGAGCTGCGCCCCCTCGCGGAGAAGGGCGAGCCCGGTCGCGTCAACCGCCCGCTCGTCGCCGCGCTCGGCGGACTGGGGCTCCTGGACCGGCTCCTCGGCTCGGGCGCCCTCGACCTCTGCCTGCTGCGCGAGTCACTGGCCCGGGGCTGCACCGAGGCGGAGACCGCACTCGCACTCCAGGGGCTGGGCGCCGGGCCGGTCCGGCAGGCGGGCACCGAGGCCCAGCGCGCGCGCTGGCTCCCCGAGGTGCGCGCGGGCCGCGCCGTCGCCGCCTTCGCGCTCAGCGAGCCGGGCGCCGGATCCGACGCGGCGGCGCTCGCCCTCGCCGCGCGGCCGGCCCCCGGCGGCGGCTGGCGGCTCACCGGGGAGAAGTGCTGGATCTCCAACGCCCCCGAGGCCGACTTCTACACCGTCTTCGCCCGGACGGGCGAGGGGGAGGGCGCCCGCGGAGTGACCGCGTTCCTCGTCCCCGCCGACCGTCCCGGCCTCACCGGGACGGCCCTGGAGATGCTCTCCCCGCACCCCGTCGGCGCCCTGGACCTCGACGGCGTACCGGTGACGGCCGAGGACGTGCTCGGGGAGCCGGGCCGGGGGTTCCGGGTCGCCATGGACACCCTGAACCTCTTCCGGCCCAGTGTCGGGGCGTTCGCCGTCGGCATGGCGCGCGCCGCGCTCGACGCCACCCTGGAGCACACGGCGCGCCGCACCGCCTTCGGCGGCCCGCTCAAGGATCTGCAGGCCGTCTCGCACCAGGTCGCCGAGATGGCCACCCGCACCGAGGCGGCCCGGCTGCTCGTCTACGCGGCCGCCGCCGCCCACGACGCGGGCGAGCCCGGAGTGCCCCGGCGCGCCGCCATGGCCAAGCTGTACGCGACGGAGACCGCGCAGTACGTCGTCGACGCCGCTGTCCAGCTGCACGGCGCGCGGGCCCTGCGCCGGGGCCATCTCCTCGAACACCTCTACCGGGAGGTCCGCGCACCCCGGATCTACGAGGGCGCCACCGAGGTACAGCGCACCATCATCGCCAAGGAGCTGTACGCGACCCAGGAGACGTCCGCATGA
- a CDS encoding RidA family protein, whose protein sequence is MNPITRINPAELAPPTGFSHAVTATGGTLVLLAGQTALDGDGKVVGETLPEQFETALGNLLTALRAAGGAPTSLARVTVYATDVADYRAHAAELGAVWRRLAGREYPAMAVIGTTRLWDEQALVELDGIAVLD, encoded by the coding sequence ATGAACCCGATCACCCGGATCAACCCCGCCGAGCTCGCCCCGCCCACCGGTTTCTCGCACGCCGTCACGGCGACCGGCGGCACACTCGTCCTCCTGGCCGGCCAGACGGCTCTGGACGGCGACGGCAAGGTCGTCGGAGAGACCCTGCCGGAGCAGTTCGAGACGGCCCTGGGGAATCTGCTCACCGCCCTGCGCGCGGCGGGCGGCGCCCCGACCTCCCTCGCCAGGGTCACCGTCTACGCCACCGATGTCGCCGACTACCGTGCCCACGCCGCTGAGCTGGGGGCCGTCTGGCGGCGGCTGGCGGGCCGTGAGTACCCGGCCATGGCCGTCATCGGGACGACCAGGCTCTGGGACGAGCAGGCCCTCGTCGAGCTCGACGGCATCGCGGTGCTGGACTGA
- a CDS encoding FAD-dependent monooxygenase encodes MATPLRVLVHGGGIGGLTLAVALARSGHTVEVVELRDELDALGVGIIQPSNALHVMREVGVLDACLAAGFEWEVLTICDPAGAPLAKIPQPRMDGAPAGNGIPRPALARILGDATAAAGVPIHFGTTISGLTDDGSGVEVALSDGSSARWDLVVGFDGIGSPLRSRLYGDRFTPEYTGFSNWRVTVPRLPGVQGVVVSAGRSSTKALLTPITDELMYLAAVTAEEPDFRPDPARAHEQLAERLAAFGGPVAEALATVTAADDVVYSRISQVTVDAPWHVGRVVIAGDAAHASTPNLAQGAAMAVEDALVLARSLDAEDDVTAALGVWEQRRRPRAMFVQNLSRALLKEETGSPTTPEEDELLKVGMAGAAHVLVKPY; translated from the coding sequence ATGGCAACACCCCTGCGTGTACTGGTACATGGCGGCGGCATCGGCGGACTCACCCTCGCCGTCGCGCTCGCCCGGAGCGGGCACACGGTCGAGGTCGTCGAGCTCCGTGACGAGCTGGACGCACTCGGCGTCGGCATCATCCAGCCGTCCAACGCCCTTCACGTCATGCGCGAGGTCGGTGTCCTCGACGCGTGCCTGGCGGCGGGCTTCGAGTGGGAGGTGCTGACCATCTGCGACCCGGCCGGCGCCCCGCTCGCCAAGATCCCGCAGCCCCGGATGGACGGAGCCCCGGCCGGCAACGGCATACCGCGCCCCGCGCTGGCGAGGATCCTGGGCGACGCCACCGCGGCCGCCGGGGTCCCCATCCACTTCGGTACGACGATCAGCGGGCTGACCGACGACGGTTCCGGTGTCGAGGTGGCCCTGTCCGACGGTTCCTCCGCCCGCTGGGACCTCGTCGTCGGCTTCGACGGCATCGGCTCGCCGCTGCGGTCCCGCCTGTACGGCGACCGCTTCACCCCCGAGTACACGGGCTTCTCCAACTGGCGGGTCACCGTGCCCCGTCTGCCCGGGGTCCAGGGTGTCGTGGTGAGTGCCGGCCGGTCGTCCACCAAGGCACTGCTCACCCCGATCACGGACGAGCTGATGTATCTGGCCGCCGTGACCGCCGAGGAGCCGGACTTCCGGCCGGACCCCGCGCGGGCCCACGAGCAGCTCGCGGAGCGCCTCGCGGCGTTCGGCGGGCCCGTCGCCGAGGCGCTGGCCACGGTCACCGCGGCGGACGACGTCGTCTACTCACGCATCTCGCAGGTCACGGTCGACGCGCCCTGGCACGTCGGCCGGGTCGTCATCGCCGGTGACGCCGCGCACGCGAGCACCCCGAACCTCGCGCAGGGTGCGGCGATGGCGGTGGAGGACGCGCTGGTCCTGGCCCGCTCGCTGGACGCGGAGGACGACGTCACGGCGGCGCTCGGCGTGTGGGAGCAGCGCCGCCGCCCCCGGGCGATGTTCGTGCAGAACCTCTCGCGCGCCCTCCTCAAGGAGGAGACGGGGAGCCCGACGACGCCCGAGGAGGACGAGCTCCTGAAGGTCGGAATGGCGGGCGCCGCCCACGTCCTGGTCAAGCCGTACTAG
- a CDS encoding GTP-binding protein, producing MTSSQTAPAAVKILIAGGFGVGKTTLVGAVSEVAPLRTEEFLTQASVGVDSLAGVSRKNTTTVALDFGRITVSPELVAYLFGTPGQERFWFMWNDLVNGALGGVVIADTRRLETSFASIDFFESRDIPFVVAINCFHGHNTRSTDEIRAALDLDPHVPLLVGDVRERPFGRDVLLALVDHLMSLPAAVG from the coding sequence ATGACAAGCAGTCAGACGGCGCCCGCCGCCGTCAAGATCCTGATAGCCGGTGGCTTCGGCGTCGGAAAGACCACGCTGGTGGGCGCCGTCAGCGAGGTGGCACCCCTGCGCACCGAGGAGTTCCTCACCCAGGCGAGCGTCGGCGTCGACAGCCTGGCCGGCGTCAGCCGGAAGAACACCACCACCGTGGCACTGGACTTCGGCCGCATCACGGTCAGCCCCGAGCTGGTGGCCTACCTCTTCGGCACGCCGGGCCAGGAACGCTTCTGGTTCATGTGGAACGACCTGGTCAACGGCGCGCTCGGCGGAGTGGTGATCGCCGACACCCGCCGGCTCGAGACGAGTTTCGCCTCGATCGACTTCTTCGAGAGCCGGGACATCCCCTTCGTGGTGGCGATCAACTGCTTCCACGGCCACAACACCCGCTCCACGGACGAGATCCGGGCCGCCCTGGACCTGGATCCGCACGTGCCCCTGCTGGTCGGGGACGTCCGGGAGCGCCCCTTCGGCCGCGATGTGCTGCTGGCCCTGGTCGACCACCTGATGAGCCTGCCCGCGGCGGTCGGCTGA
- a CDS encoding DUF742 domain-containing protein: MSPYWDDEETEEDGAGTMVRPYTITRGRTAPERDDFSLITVLTTAEQPVDEHGAPLRAGRLQPEHRMILERCRRPAAVAEVSAGLDLPVSVTKILLADLVAQGLLLARAPLTVARASGGADMGLLAALRDGLRRL, encoded by the coding sequence GTGAGCCCCTACTGGGACGACGAGGAGACCGAGGAGGACGGTGCGGGCACGATGGTGCGCCCGTACACGATCACCCGCGGCCGGACCGCCCCCGAGCGGGACGACTTCAGCCTCATCACCGTGCTCACCACCGCCGAACAACCGGTGGACGAGCACGGTGCGCCCCTGCGGGCGGGCCGGCTCCAGCCGGAGCACCGCATGATCCTGGAACGCTGCCGCCGGCCCGCCGCGGTCGCCGAGGTATCCGCCGGTCTCGACCTGCCGGTCTCGGTGACCAAGATCCTGCTGGCGGACCTGGTCGCCCAGGGCCTGCTGCTCGCGCGCGCCCCGCTGACGGTGGCCCGGGCGTCCGGCGGGGCCGACATGGGCCTGCTGGCCGCCCTACGTGACGGACTCCGGAGACTCTGA
- a CDS encoding roadblock/LC7 domain-containing protein produces the protein MTRTTATLQDLDWLLDGLVDSVAETLNAVLLSDDGLVVSHSRTVDRADAERLAAICTGQQSLARGVGQLFDGGSVHQVIVELADLWLFIIAAGQGTHLAVVASQEVDAEVMSLAMHNLVQQVGQKLTAPARGDFDAFGTGEGQRV, from the coding sequence ATGACACGCACAACGGCCACCCTCCAGGATCTGGACTGGCTGCTCGACGGTCTGGTGGACTCGGTCGCCGAGACCCTGAACGCCGTGCTGCTGTCCGACGACGGACTGGTGGTGAGCCACTCGCGCACCGTCGACCGCGCGGACGCCGAACGGCTCGCGGCGATATGCACCGGCCAGCAGAGCCTCGCCCGCGGGGTCGGCCAGCTGTTCGACGGTGGTTCGGTGCACCAGGTGATCGTCGAACTGGCCGATCTCTGGCTCTTCATCATCGCCGCCGGCCAGGGCACCCACCTCGCCGTCGTCGCCTCCCAGGAGGTCGACGCCGAGGTGATGTCGCTGGCGATGCACAACCTGGTCCAGCAGGTGGGCCAGAAGCTCACCGCTCCGGCGCGCGGCGACTTCGACGCCTTCGGGACCGGGGAGGGGCAGCGGGTGTGA
- a CDS encoding nitrate- and nitrite sensing domain-containing protein, which produces MSLRTALLVLAVVPGVALAALWAVTSGQTFLDFQRQAAQGLLAEQAGQPSNIVYYNLQEERRLSAQALARPGDSGKALKQQRTLTDEAITTFESLSDVSADDAPEEVRNAVGRAREAINRLPAQRTLVDEGDSDQQAVVYGYYTDLIAVDLELFSALSHVDNGEVTTMGQPLVDLFWAKEMISRSDAILARGWPSGKLSTEDLQEVRNAVSGQSFQAGTKVVPYLPEDERAQWQELTESSAWAAKTKVEEQILRPVSADRSGFVELDAEEKTWRKAMDGVTPQLVELLEKRTDAVMVTGKGTVMSLLLKMVLTSVIGLLAVVAVVWTTWRLTRNLRRRISGLQERAEELERALPDVVERLARGEKIDVEAEVRAIDTRSEDGDELTRLGGALNQARTSALQAAVRQADQHRGFERLLQRIARRTQQLIGQQLKKLDELERKHEDPEVLDGLFDLDHLTARLRRYEENLVILAGGSPHRRWRKPVPLLDVMRSAQGEVQDYRRVQLDLDGAPWLAERAVGPVSHVLAELIENALTFSRPPSPVEVRAAKVSRGLAIEVEDRGLGMDEQQLADANELMSRPPRMDVLAHSEDIRLGLYVISRLADQHGLRVEFRPSAFGGTRVVVLVPDELTVPEPGARPAAVPSAAPAPTVEHSPAAPGALPTRVQGRAMAGVTALADHAARSRPAEGDQQAVEQPYTGAEDPFPVPGRPFPPDGPPYRAEGAYPDADTPYPDDTPYPDADQPYTSGDAAYQGPGQTYTSGDAAYPGPGQPYTDGAYPGPEQAYAEPGGPYPASGGPYAGAEQPYAGHEQPYMTAAGQYPVPGHSYAEPAENAYPVPEPAPPQPYPGDTTAPHAYGAPAQDAVAAVPAEQQALMPAGVEPPLPRRVRQASLVDELRVNPAARTSPPKPPSWDENPLLRPVPRRAGAAIGAFQRRSRAARAAEEPPGPAPAAPSPTREERS; this is translated from the coding sequence ATGTCGTTGCGGACAGCCCTACTCGTACTGGCGGTCGTTCCCGGAGTCGCACTGGCCGCCCTGTGGGCCGTCACCAGTGGCCAGACCTTCCTGGACTTCCAACGCCAGGCAGCCCAGGGACTCTTGGCCGAACAAGCGGGCCAACCGTCCAACATCGTGTACTACAACCTGCAGGAGGAGCGCCGGCTCAGCGCACAGGCGCTGGCCCGGCCCGGAGACTCCGGTAAGGCGCTGAAGCAGCAGCGCACGCTCACCGACGAGGCGATCACGACCTTCGAGTCCCTCTCGGACGTGAGCGCGGACGACGCGCCCGAAGAGGTGCGGAACGCCGTCGGCAGGGCGCGGGAGGCCATCAACCGGCTGCCGGCCCAGCGCACCCTGGTCGACGAGGGCGACAGCGACCAGCAGGCGGTGGTCTACGGCTACTACACCGACCTGATCGCCGTGGACCTCGAACTGTTCTCGGCCCTCAGCCACGTGGACAACGGCGAGGTGACCACGATGGGGCAGCCCCTCGTGGACCTCTTCTGGGCCAAGGAGATGATCTCCCGCTCGGACGCGATCCTCGCCCGCGGCTGGCCCTCGGGCAAGCTCAGCACGGAAGACCTCCAGGAGGTCCGGAACGCGGTCTCCGGTCAGTCCTTCCAGGCCGGGACCAAGGTGGTCCCGTACCTCCCCGAGGACGAACGGGCCCAGTGGCAGGAGCTGACCGAGAGTTCCGCCTGGGCGGCCAAGACGAAGGTCGAGGAGCAGATCCTGCGGCCGGTGTCCGCCGACCGGTCCGGCTTCGTCGAGCTGGACGCCGAGGAGAAGACCTGGCGCAAGGCCATGGACGGGGTCACCCCGCAGCTCGTCGAGCTGCTGGAGAAGCGCACCGACGCGGTCATGGTGACGGGCAAGGGCACCGTCATGTCCCTGCTCCTCAAGATGGTCCTCACGTCGGTGATCGGCCTGCTCGCCGTCGTCGCGGTCGTCTGGACCACCTGGCGCCTCACCCGTAACCTGCGCCGGCGCATCTCCGGCCTCCAGGAGCGGGCCGAGGAGCTCGAGAGGGCCCTGCCCGACGTCGTCGAGCGGCTGGCGCGGGGAGAGAAGATCGATGTCGAGGCCGAGGTCCGGGCGATCGACACCCGGAGCGAGGACGGCGACGAGCTCACCCGGCTCGGCGGCGCGCTCAACCAGGCCCGCACCAGCGCGCTGCAGGCCGCCGTCAGACAGGCAGACCAGCACCGCGGCTTCGAGCGGCTGCTGCAGCGCATCGCCCGCCGTACACAGCAGCTGATCGGCCAGCAGCTCAAGAAGCTGGACGAGCTGGAGCGCAAGCACGAGGACCCCGAGGTGCTCGACGGCCTCTTCGACCTCGACCACCTGACGGCACGTCTGCGCCGCTACGAGGAGAACCTGGTGATCCTCGCCGGCGGTTCGCCTCACCGCCGCTGGCGCAAGCCCGTACCGCTGCTGGACGTCATGCGGTCCGCGCAGGGTGAGGTGCAGGACTACCGCCGGGTCCAGCTGGACCTGGACGGCGCCCCCTGGCTGGCCGAGCGGGCCGTCGGCCCGGTCTCCCACGTCCTGGCGGAGCTGATCGAGAACGCGCTGACCTTCTCCAGGCCGCCGAGCCCGGTCGAGGTCCGCGCGGCGAAGGTGAGCCGGGGTCTGGCCATCGAGGTCGAGGACCGCGGCCTGGGCATGGACGAGCAACAGCTGGCCGACGCCAACGAACTGATGAGCCGTCCGCCACGGATGGACGTGCTGGCCCACTCGGAGGACATCCGACTCGGCCTCTACGTGATCTCCCGCCTCGCGGACCAGCACGGGCTGCGGGTCGAGTTCCGGCCCTCCGCCTTCGGTGGCACCCGGGTGGTCGTCCTGGTCCCGGACGAGCTGACCGTTCCCGAGCCCGGTGCCCGCCCGGCCGCCGTGCCGTCGGCCGCCCCGGCACCGACGGTGGAGCACTCCCCCGCTGCCCCCGGCGCGCTGCCGACCCGGGTACAGGGGCGGGCGATGGCCGGGGTCACGGCCCTGGCCGACCACGCCGCGAGGTCACGCCCCGCCGAGGGGGATCAGCAGGCCGTCGAGCAGCCGTACACCGGCGCCGAGGATCCGTTCCCCGTGCCCGGACGTCCTTTCCCGCCGGACGGCCCGCCCTACCGGGCCGAGGGCGCGTACCCCGACGCGGACACCCCGTACCCCGACGACACCCCGTACCCCGACGCGGACCAGCCGTACACCTCCGGCGACGCCGCGTACCAGGGGCCCGGGCAGACCTACACCTCCGGTGACGCCGCGTACCCGGGACCCGGGCAGCCGTACACCGACGGCGCGTATCCGGGACCCGAGCAGGCGTACGCGGAGCCCGGCGGCCCGTATCCCGCCTCCGGCGGCCCGTACGCCGGCGCCGAACAGCCCTACGCCGGCCACGAGCAGCCGTACATGACGGCGGCGGGCCAGTACCCCGTGCCCGGTCACTCCTACGCGGAGCCGGCCGAGAACGCGTACCCGGTGCCCGAGCCGGCTCCTCCGCAGCCCTACCCGGGTGACACCACGGCCCCGCACGCCTACGGCGCGCCCGCGCAGGACGCCGTCGCCGCCGTCCCGGCGGAGCAGCAGGCCCTCATGCCGGCAGGCGTGGAGCCCCCGCTCCCCCGCCGCGTGCGCCAGGCCAGCCTGGTGGACGAGCTCCGGGTGAACCCGGCTGCCCGGACGTCCCCGCCCAAGCCCCCGAGCTGGGACGAGAACCCGCTGCTGCGCCCCGTCCCCCGGCGGGCCGGTGCGGCGATCGGGGCATTCCAGCGGCGTTCGCGCGCGGCACGTGCGGCGGAGGAGCCGCCGGGCCCCGCCCCCGCCGCACCCTCCCCTACGAGAGAAGAACGGTCATGA